The following coding sequences lie in one Phyllopteryx taeniolatus isolate TA_2022b chromosome 4, UOR_Ptae_1.2, whole genome shotgun sequence genomic window:
- the LOC133477475 gene encoding 5-hydroxytryptamine receptor 4 has translation MDNSSFEDAANTTLDSCSSILRNQAFRFVLYGFFFVGIICTVVGNFLVVLSISYFKQLQSPTNSFLMSLAVADCLVGLVVMPYSMIRTVEGCWYFGSLFCQLHSSLDVMLCTASILHLSCIAFDRYYAVCNPLVYYLKMSQGRVAFLIVTCWAVPMLISFVPITLDLHIAGVHILLPQDVCVFLVNRIYAVMASLIAFYLPMAIMLVAYWKIFKAARRQARQISAMESQMAAGVGKDSSKKKKHRNTMKREQKAAKTLGIIMGVFLIFWMPFFTLNIVDPFIDYSTEVIIWDIFLWLGYINSSLNPFLYGFFNRSFRKAFLMFIGCRVCQPGISSGMELSHTRKEANDRADK, from the coding sequence ATGGACAACAGTAGCTTTGAAGACGCCGCTAACACAACACTGGACTCCTGCAGCAGCATATTGAGGAACCAGGCGTTTCGTTTTGTCCTGTACGGCTTCTTCTTTGTTGGAATCATCTGCACAGTGGTGGGCAACTTCCTGGTGGTCTTGTCGATTTCCTACTTTAAACAGCTGCAGTCGCCCACAAACTCCTTCCTCATGTCCCTAGCTGTGGCCGACTGCCTCGTGGGTCTGGTCGTAATGCCTTACAGTATGATCCGGACAGTGGAAGGGTGCTGGTACTTTGGCTCCCTCTTTTGTCAGCTTCACTCCAGCTTAGATGTCATGCTTTGTACGGCTTCCATATTACATCTGAGTTGCATCGCCTTTGACCGCTACTATGCTGTCTGCAACCCGCtagtttattatttaaaaatgtcccAAGGTCGAGTTGCTTTCCTCATTGTCACCTGTTGGGCTGTTCCCATGCTTATTTCCTTCGTTCCGATAACTCTAGACCTCCATATTGCTGGTGTTCACATCCTGCTCCCTCAAGACGTATGTGTTTTCTTAGTCAATCGCATATACGCCGTCATGGCTTCCTTGATAGCCTTCTACTTGCCCATGGCTATCATGCTGGTCGCCTACTGGAAGATATTCAAAGCAGCCAGACGGCAGGCAAGGCAGATCAGTGCCATGGAAAGCCAGATGGCCGCTGGAGTGGGAAAAGACTcgagcaaaaagaaaaagcaccgCAACACCATGAAGAGAGAGCAAAAGGCAGCGAAAACCTTGGGCATCATCATGGGAGTCTTCCTCATATTCTGGATGCCATTTTTTACTCTCAATATTGTGGACCCCTTTATTGATTACAGCACAGAAGTGATCATCTGGGACATATTTTTATGGCTGGGATATATCAACTCATCACTAAATCCTTTCTTGTACGGTTTCTTTAATCGTTCCTTTCGTAAGGCATTCCTCATGTTCATTGGCTGTAGGGTATGCCAACCTGGAATCTCCTCTGGGATGGAACTATCACACACCCGGAAAGAAGCAAATGACCGTGccgataaataa